One region of Lebetimonas natsushimae genomic DNA includes:
- the queF gene encoding preQ(1) synthase, protein MNELKYGEKEIIEFNPQNLEIWPNKNKKNYLIKITLPEFMCKCPRSGYPDFATVYLEYIPDEWVVELKALKLYINSFMNRYISHEDSANEIFDTLYNKLKPKYMKITMDFNPRGNVHTVIEIDSERIEKYENNGTKE, encoded by the coding sequence ATGAATGAATTAAAATACGGTGAAAAAGAGATAATTGAATTTAATCCGCAAAATTTGGAAATATGGCCGAATAAAAACAAAAAAAATTATTTAATTAAAATTACCCTGCCTGAATTTATGTGTAAATGTCCAAGAAGCGGGTATCCTGATTTTGCGACTGTTTATCTTGAATATATTCCGGATGAATGGGTAGTGGAACTAAAAGCCCTTAAACTTTATATAAATTCTTTTATGAACAGATACATTTCCCACGAAGACAGTGCAAATGAAATTTTTGATACGCTTTATAATAAACTAAAACCGAAATATATGAAAATTACAATGGATTTCAATCCAAGGGGAAATGTCCATACAGTTATAGAAATAGACAGTGAAAGAATTGAAAAATATGAAAATAACGGCACTAAAGAATAA